In the genome of Pieris napi chromosome 16, ilPieNapi1.2, whole genome shotgun sequence, one region contains:
- the LOC125057379 gene encoding uncharacterized protein LOC125057379 isoform X1, which produces MTDLQATFEFSVELYKFYNVDLFQRGFYQVRIGLRVSPKVPVQIEATVSSGNGAARTGRPASAASLIGGLAASRTFQIMYRNEEITLRDIVHFRAHLLVDSRNLKESLERAEWSLGVELWCSEGVQSSTLAPVSCRVLKLHFQPSNGLHYHLPVLFDYFHLSAISITIHASLVALHQPYIKKSIMHYVQSCTPRSSKQWGKLVKSAGASFNASGSFENILFGSGGKCAGGNSSKIAHARQVHAEVCGILLGSLEGLQSALAVCGSTGVTLTPDESSNSIVDEVAQRMTDIGDLCKKSDAGQEEEWATGAAHDIARLCAEVTLRWRAFLHHTSDRPHVHHALAARHHALRIKRFAECFFVLDNPRHSLAGCYDSNYQSYQSVGDMARRSRYLALLPPLPVHCIALDGDPHIMPIIFEDRYQDTAEFARRRSFLNSSASKSGSDPFLCSESVGEDCACSVSSMMESRRPSSEASRVTLTLPKNMDVLEPLYTTGKASSNVVQATLTLAPQKSARGSPKRTVVKQSVVELTKPHNKNLEITGRNRYIVQNNKITEIQLPPNNAFSSCSIQQGQQLSRYSASTLLDITGAKNANTRVGKDKSDRNEVLGQKHEITSGVSTLPARHSKSLDQLRISQNMTPLSVQTLTKNVRNNSNASVNYPKTYATPQQPKPTTLPRSVTTTSYPTSTTTRCASKGDDYRRNISEFREKYKNPCTLNNHGGNNDVFHSVGYNYNGAIKSNSNQIYGYAFGNQGTMQVSNSIRNPLEFQRGYSVNLPRPMLPPRNSFPPLSGKIQVTDQSNLVSSKHVHRSNSTHVFQQNVDTQHIDIEAARNQLRHELNYYLQKGDWSYDFTTGSLIHNYHKKSSKSSDDSGFVMTLDRSSDGTSKSTYSKTPPSTPHSTMASVRQKRSRSKESKPNQAGKETTKINSSRDSLSSHHSIRSRDSKSDRHTSKSDRSTPKSDRATPKSGKATPKSGGITPRSGLATPKSGRATPKSGLATPRSGRSSGKPDKRSKHKPSEKMSQLMSEAASSSSDESIPFELRRLESSASVPYSLDHGNELRHCRSAASVLDEPNLNNTFGSESLPNLAPPPAAFDSPPLDITDKDFKILPPENFLNKEDKVSSSSTSSLSEQSGWVSSGRSSVPSSPDNGSSVNQNVAPPRNRVNPKESNKIYETPTEARKRDSEKLRDFKRSVLNGEQLRERLMKLAVKVEDNEPEGKIECCDKEVCEECTICSDSICTDSQCEYNKVMQSNGIDTGCTSDTCPAACKQCSEVSRKVNQRHNSFSAIQGKSYASTSKSSEGAVKKSQTIADNLHPYNRKELPPKPEPQPKTSNTLDKKLRDRIQYTEKLIAAEIRSLTVGRPCKKHKGGPIAAVQKYQGKAKSELNLSHFEGDNDYEHLPPPQQFRDAPPPPDQFKDPPSKSPMLSRQSSKSSTPSRSKKMEQPPSLQLDNPLYHVCEGIIERRKLRPQKSSSVSASSATSTLNKSQSTGELASRNENNKERESNLVSIFGLAESERLFVKCRDEFRQSVKYPGAIYSDFPPVENSLPYFHISDEYRMFNPEGLHIIVCVHGLDGNAADLRLVKTYLELGLPGARLDFLMSERNQGDTFSDFDTMTDRLVQEILTHVQHAGEPARMSFVGHSLGTIIIRSALARPQMKPFLGRLHTFLSLSGPHLGTLYNSSGLVNAGMWFMQKWKKSGSLLQLSLRDASDPRKSFLYRLSERSQLHHFKHILLCGSGQDRYVPLHSARLELCKAAAKDTSLLGQAYREMVHNMVSPLAARASSVAVVRYDVQHALPHTASALVGRAAHIAALDSDLFIEKFLLVSALKYFR; this is translated from the exons ATGACCGACCTGCAGGCAACCTTCGAGTTCTCCGTTGAACTGTACAAGTTCTACAATGTCGATCTCTTCCAACGAGG GTTCTACCAAGTACGCATCGGTTTACGAGTCTCGCCGAAAGTACCGGTGCAGATTGAAGCTACTGTATCGAGCGGCAATGGAGCGGCGAGGACGGGGAGGCCGGCATCCGCCGCCTCTCTCATTGGAGGCCTGGCTGCCTCTAGAACCTTCCAGATTATGTACAGAAATGAAGAGATCACTTTGCGGGACATTGTACACTTCAGAGCGCATTTGCTAG TTGACAGTCGCAATCTAAAGGAGTCTCTAGAGAGAGCAGAATGGAGCCTCGGAGTGGAGTTGTGGTGCAGCGAAGGTGTCCAGTCCAGCACTTTAGCACCAGTCTCCTGCCGCGTGCTGAAACTCCACTTCCAACCTTCGAACGGCTTGCATTATCATTTACCTGTGCTGTTCGACTATTTCCACCTGTCAGCTATCTCTATCACCATCCATGCAAGCCTGGTCGCGTTGCACCAACCTTATATaaa GAAAAGCATCATGCATTATGTTCAAAGTTG taCGCCACGCTCCAGCAAACAATGGGGTAAACTGGTGAAAAGCGCAGGAGCAAGCTTCAACGCTTCTGGAAGCTTTGAGAACATTCTTTTCGGTTCTGGCGGGAAATGTGCTGGTGGGAATTCGAGCAAAATTGCACATGCCAG ACAAGTGCATGCCGAAGTTTGTGGCATTCTTCTTGGATCATTAGAAGGCTTGCAGAGTGCGTTAGCTGTGTGTGGTTCCACCGGAGTTACGTTAACTCCTGATGAATCATCTAACTCCATTGTCGACGAAGTCGCTCAAAGAATGACAGATATCGGCGATCTTTGTAAG AAATCAGACGCTGGACAAGAAGAAGAATGGGCGACGGGGGCAGCACATGACATAGCGAGGTTATGTGCTGAGGTAACGCTTAGATGGCGTGCATTCTTACACCATACCTCCGATAGACCACACGTGCATCATGCTCTAGCTGCTAGACATCACGCTCTTCg tatCAAGCGATTCGCCGAGTGCTTCTTTGTGCTAGACAATCCGCGGCACTCGCTGGCAGGTTGCTACGATAGTAATTATCAGTCATATCAAAGCGTAGGTGATATGGCGCGAAGATCCCGATATCTAGCCCTGCTTCCACCTCTGCCTGTACATTGCATAGCATTAGATGGCGACCCACATATAATGCCCATAATTTTTGAAGATCg ATATCAAGACACAGCAGAATTTGCTAGACGGCGATCTTTCTTGAACTCTAGTGCAAGTAAATCAGGCAgtg ATCCATTTTTATGCTCCGAATCGGTCGGAGAAGATTGTGCCTGCAGCGTTAGCTCCATGATGGAGTCAAGGAGGCCTTCATCTGAAGCGTCAAGAGTGACGTTAACACTACCAAAAAATATGGATGTGTTAGAACCACTATATACTACTGGGAAGGCATCTTCAAACGTGGTACAAGCAACGCTAACTTTGGCTCCTCAAAAATCTGCACGTGGTTCACCCAAAAGAACTGTAGTTAAACAAAGCGTAGTAGAACTTACAAAACCCCACAACAAAAATCTAGAAATAACAGGGCGAAACCGATACAtagttcaaaataataaaataactgaaATTCAATTGCCACCAAATAATGCTTTTTCGTCTTGCTCGATCCAACAAGGGCAACAATTATCAAGATATTCCGCCTCAACACTATTAGACATTACTGGAGCAAAAAATGCAAATACGCGTGTGGGCAAAGATAAATCAGATCGGAATGAAGTGCTCGGTCAAAAGCATGAAATAACAAGTGGAGTTAGCACTTTGCCTGCGAGACACAGTAAATCGTTAGATCAACTACGAATATCACAAAATATGACTCCACTAAGCGTTCAGACATTGACTAAGAATGTTAGAAATAACTCGAATGCATCAGTAAATTATCCTAAGACGTACGCAACCCCGCAGCAACCAAAACCAACCACACTTCCTAGAAGTGTAACTACTACTTCATATCCTACTAGTACAACAACAAGATGTGCTTCTAAAGGTGACGACTATAGAAGAAATATTAGTGAATTCcgagaaaaatacaaaaacccATGTACGCTCAACAACCATGGCGGCAACAACGATGTATTTCATAGCGTAGGATATAATTATAATGGAGCGATCAAGTCGAATTCAAACCAAATTTACGGTTATGCTTTCGGTAATCAGGGTACAATGCAAGTTAGTAATAGTATTCGTAATCCGCTAGAATTTCAAAGAGGCTATTCTGTAAATTTACCCCGTCCTATGTTGCCTCCGCGTAATTCTTTTCCACCGCTGAGTGGTAAAATTCAAGTGACTGATCAAAGTAACTTAGTATCAAGTAAGCATGTTCATAGATCTAATTCTACGCATGTGTTTCAGCAAAATGTAGACACTCAACATATAGATATTGAAGCAGCACGAAATCAACTAAGACACGAACTCAATTactatttacaaaaaggtGATTGGAGCTATGATTTTACCACGGGAAGTCTTATTCACAACTATCATAAAAAATCTAGTAAAAGCAGTGACGATAGTGGGTTTGTTATGACTTTAGATAGAAGTAGTGATGGTACATCCAAATCAACATATTCAAAAACTCCACCATCAACTCCACATTCAACTATGGCCTCGGTCAGACAAAAAAGAAGTCGCTCAAAGGAATCGAAACCAAATCAGGCAGGCAAAGaaactacaaaaataaactctAGTCGTGATTCGTTAAGCAGTCACCATTCTATAAGATCAAGAGATAGTAAATCAGATCGCCATACATCTAAATCAGATCGAAGCACTCCGAAATCCGATAGAGCTACTCCAAAATCAGGTAAAGCAACACCTAAGTCTGGTGGAATTACTCCGCGGTCTGGTTTAGCAACGCCCAAATCAGGCAGGGCTACTCCAAAGTCTGGTTTAGCAACACCAAGGAGTGGAAGGTCAAGTGGAAAACCTGATAAACGCTCCAAACATAAACCTTCAGAGAAAATGAGTCAACTTATGTCGGAAGCTGCATCTTCGTCGAGTGACGAGAGTATACCATTTGAACTAAGACGTTTAGAATCCTCAGCCAGCGTTCCCTACAGCCTAGATCATGGAAATGAATTAAGACATTGTAGAAGTGCAGCATCCGTCTTAGATGAACCAAATTTGAATAATACGTTTGGGTCTGAATCACTTCCTAACTTAGCACCACCACCTGCTGCATTTGATTCACCACCCTTAGATATCACAGATAAAGATTTTAAGATATTGCCTCCAGagaattttcttaataaagaaGATAAAGTGAGCTCGAGTTCTACTTCAAGCTTAAGTGAACAAAGCGGATGGGTCTCAAGCGGAAGAAGTTCGGTTCCATCATCTCCGGATAATGGTAGTAGTGTAAACCAGAACGTTGCACCGCCTAGAAACCGAGTAAATCCAaaagaaagtaataaaatttatgaaactCCCACTGAGGCCAGAAAACGAGATAGTGAGAAATTAAGAGACTTTAAAAGAAGTGTCCTCAATGGCGAACAACTAAGAGAAAGATTAATGAAATTAGCAGTAAAAGTTGAAGATAATGAGCCAGAGGGTAAAATAGAGTGCTGTGATAAAGAAGTATGTGAGGAGTGTACAATTTGTAGTGATTCAATATGCACCGATAGTCAGTGTGAATATAATAAGGTAATGCAAAGTAATGGAATTGATACAGGCTGTACATCTGATACCTGTCCTGCCGCTTGCAAGCAGTGTTCAGAAGTAAGCCGTAAAGTTAATCAACGACATAATTCATTCAGTGCGATTCAAGGCAAATCATATGCATCCACTTCAAAATCAAGTGAAGGGGCTGTGAAAAAATCTCAAACAATTGCAGATAATTTACACCCTTATAACAGAAAGGAGCTTCCTCCAAAGCCTGAACCACAACCAAAAACATCAAATACATTAGATAAAAAGTTGAGAGACAGGATACAATATACAGAGAAACTAATTGCAGCTGAAATCCGAAGTTTGACCGTTGGCCGACCCTGTAAGAAACATAAAGGTGGTCCAATTGCAGCAGTCCAAAAGTACCAGGGTAAAGCAAAATCGGAACTAAATTTAAGCCACTTTGAAGGAGACAATGATTATGAGCATTTGCCACCCCCTCAGCAGTTTAGAGATGCCCCGCCTCCTCCGGAccaatttaag GATCCTCCGTCAAAATCGCCAATGCTCAGCCGTCAAAGCAGTAAGTCGTCCACACCATCCAGATCCAAAAAAATGGAACAGCCACCAAGTCTCCAATTAGATAATCCACTATATCATGTTTGTGAAG GCATAATCGAGAGGAGAAAGTTACGGCCTCAAAAATCTTCAAGCGTGTCAGCCTCTTCAGCCACAAGCACTCTCAATAAAAGTCAAAGTACGGGAGAACTTGCTTCtagaaatgaaaataataaag agcGTGAAAGCAATTTAGTGAGTATATTCGGCCTCGCGGAATCGGAAAGACTGTTTGTAAAATGTAGAGATGAATTTAGACAAAGTGTGAAATATCCTGGTGCAATATATTCTGACTTCCCACCGGTCGAGAATTCCTTGCCATACTTTCATATCAGCGATGAGTACAGAATGTTTAACCCAGaag GTCTTCACATCATTGTTTGTGTCCATGGATTGGATGGAAATGCTGCGGATCTGCGTTTAGTCAAAACCTACCTAGAGTTAGGTCTGCCAGGAGCTCGATTGGACTTCCTTATGTCGGAGCGAAATCAAGGAGATACATTTTCCGATTTTGATACAATGACGGATAG GCTAGTTCAAGAAATACTTACCCACGTACAGCACGCCGGTGAACCAGCAAGAATGAGTTTCGTGGGACATTCCTTAGGCACAATCATAATTCGGTCTGCTCTGGCTAGACCACAAATGAAACCTTTCCTTGGACGTTTACATACATTCCTCTCTCTTAGTGGTCCACACTTGGGCACATTGTATAACTCCAGTGGACTTGTTAATGCAG GTATGTGGTTTATGCAAAAGTGGAAGAAGTCTGGCTCGCTTCTTCAACTGTCTCTGCGCGATGCGTCGGACCCACGGAAGTCATTTCTATATCGGCTTAGTGAAAGGAGTCAGTTACATCATTTCAAGCATATCCTGCTGTGTGGATCTGGACAGGACCGTTACGTACCTTTACACTCCGCGAGGCTTGAGCTTTGCAAAGCGGCTGCTAAGGACACTTCGTTACTGGGACAAGCTTACAGGGAAATG GTCCACAACATGGTATCACCACTTGCTGCTCGTGCGTCTTCAGTAGCCGTGGTACGGTATGACGTTCAACACGCATTGCCCCACACGGCAAGCGCTTTGGTTGGCAGGGCTGCTCACATCGCCGCCCTCGATTCCGacttatttatagaaaagttCCTTCTAGTCTCAGCCCTTAAATATTTCAGATAA
- the LOC125057379 gene encoding uncharacterized protein LOC125057379 isoform X2, giving the protein MTDLQATFEFSVELYKFYNVDLFQRGFYQVRIGLRVSPKVPVQIEATVSSGNGAARTGRPASAASLIGGLAASRTFQIMYRNEEITLRDIVHFRAHLLVDSRNLKESLERAEWSLGVELWCSEGVQSSTLAPVSCRVLKLHFQPSNGLHYHLPVLFDYFHLSAISITIHASLVALHQPYINTPRSSKQWGKLVKSAGASFNASGSFENILFGSGGKCAGGNSSKIAHARQVHAEVCGILLGSLEGLQSALAVCGSTGVTLTPDESSNSIVDEVAQRMTDIGDLCKKSDAGQEEEWATGAAHDIARLCAEVTLRWRAFLHHTSDRPHVHHALAARHHALRIKRFAECFFVLDNPRHSLAGCYDSNYQSYQSVGDMARRSRYLALLPPLPVHCIALDGDPHIMPIIFEDRYQDTAEFARRRSFLNSSASKSGSDPFLCSESVGEDCACSVSSMMESRRPSSEASRVTLTLPKNMDVLEPLYTTGKASSNVVQATLTLAPQKSARGSPKRTVVKQSVVELTKPHNKNLEITGRNRYIVQNNKITEIQLPPNNAFSSCSIQQGQQLSRYSASTLLDITGAKNANTRVGKDKSDRNEVLGQKHEITSGVSTLPARHSKSLDQLRISQNMTPLSVQTLTKNVRNNSNASVNYPKTYATPQQPKPTTLPRSVTTTSYPTSTTTRCASKGDDYRRNISEFREKYKNPCTLNNHGGNNDVFHSVGYNYNGAIKSNSNQIYGYAFGNQGTMQVSNSIRNPLEFQRGYSVNLPRPMLPPRNSFPPLSGKIQVTDQSNLVSSKHVHRSNSTHVFQQNVDTQHIDIEAARNQLRHELNYYLQKGDWSYDFTTGSLIHNYHKKSSKSSDDSGFVMTLDRSSDGTSKSTYSKTPPSTPHSTMASVRQKRSRSKESKPNQAGKETTKINSSRDSLSSHHSIRSRDSKSDRHTSKSDRSTPKSDRATPKSGKATPKSGGITPRSGLATPKSGRATPKSGLATPRSGRSSGKPDKRSKHKPSEKMSQLMSEAASSSSDESIPFELRRLESSASVPYSLDHGNELRHCRSAASVLDEPNLNNTFGSESLPNLAPPPAAFDSPPLDITDKDFKILPPENFLNKEDKVSSSSTSSLSEQSGWVSSGRSSVPSSPDNGSSVNQNVAPPRNRVNPKESNKIYETPTEARKRDSEKLRDFKRSVLNGEQLRERLMKLAVKVEDNEPEGKIECCDKEVCEECTICSDSICTDSQCEYNKVMQSNGIDTGCTSDTCPAACKQCSEVSRKVNQRHNSFSAIQGKSYASTSKSSEGAVKKSQTIADNLHPYNRKELPPKPEPQPKTSNTLDKKLRDRIQYTEKLIAAEIRSLTVGRPCKKHKGGPIAAVQKYQGKAKSELNLSHFEGDNDYEHLPPPQQFRDAPPPPDQFKDPPSKSPMLSRQSSKSSTPSRSKKMEQPPSLQLDNPLYHVCEGIIERRKLRPQKSSSVSASSATSTLNKSQSTGELASRNENNKERESNLVSIFGLAESERLFVKCRDEFRQSVKYPGAIYSDFPPVENSLPYFHISDEYRMFNPEGLHIIVCVHGLDGNAADLRLVKTYLELGLPGARLDFLMSERNQGDTFSDFDTMTDRLVQEILTHVQHAGEPARMSFVGHSLGTIIIRSALARPQMKPFLGRLHTFLSLSGPHLGTLYNSSGLVNAGMWFMQKWKKSGSLLQLSLRDASDPRKSFLYRLSERSQLHHFKHILLCGSGQDRYVPLHSARLELCKAAAKDTSLLGQAYREMVHNMVSPLAARASSVAVVRYDVQHALPHTASALVGRAAHIAALDSDLFIEKFLLVSALKYFR; this is encoded by the exons ATGACCGACCTGCAGGCAACCTTCGAGTTCTCCGTTGAACTGTACAAGTTCTACAATGTCGATCTCTTCCAACGAGG GTTCTACCAAGTACGCATCGGTTTACGAGTCTCGCCGAAAGTACCGGTGCAGATTGAAGCTACTGTATCGAGCGGCAATGGAGCGGCGAGGACGGGGAGGCCGGCATCCGCCGCCTCTCTCATTGGAGGCCTGGCTGCCTCTAGAACCTTCCAGATTATGTACAGAAATGAAGAGATCACTTTGCGGGACATTGTACACTTCAGAGCGCATTTGCTAG TTGACAGTCGCAATCTAAAGGAGTCTCTAGAGAGAGCAGAATGGAGCCTCGGAGTGGAGTTGTGGTGCAGCGAAGGTGTCCAGTCCAGCACTTTAGCACCAGTCTCCTGCCGCGTGCTGAAACTCCACTTCCAACCTTCGAACGGCTTGCATTATCATTTACCTGTGCTGTTCGACTATTTCCACCTGTCAGCTATCTCTATCACCATCCATGCAAGCCTGGTCGCGTTGCACCAACCTTATATaaa taCGCCACGCTCCAGCAAACAATGGGGTAAACTGGTGAAAAGCGCAGGAGCAAGCTTCAACGCTTCTGGAAGCTTTGAGAACATTCTTTTCGGTTCTGGCGGGAAATGTGCTGGTGGGAATTCGAGCAAAATTGCACATGCCAG ACAAGTGCATGCCGAAGTTTGTGGCATTCTTCTTGGATCATTAGAAGGCTTGCAGAGTGCGTTAGCTGTGTGTGGTTCCACCGGAGTTACGTTAACTCCTGATGAATCATCTAACTCCATTGTCGACGAAGTCGCTCAAAGAATGACAGATATCGGCGATCTTTGTAAG AAATCAGACGCTGGACAAGAAGAAGAATGGGCGACGGGGGCAGCACATGACATAGCGAGGTTATGTGCTGAGGTAACGCTTAGATGGCGTGCATTCTTACACCATACCTCCGATAGACCACACGTGCATCATGCTCTAGCTGCTAGACATCACGCTCTTCg tatCAAGCGATTCGCCGAGTGCTTCTTTGTGCTAGACAATCCGCGGCACTCGCTGGCAGGTTGCTACGATAGTAATTATCAGTCATATCAAAGCGTAGGTGATATGGCGCGAAGATCCCGATATCTAGCCCTGCTTCCACCTCTGCCTGTACATTGCATAGCATTAGATGGCGACCCACATATAATGCCCATAATTTTTGAAGATCg ATATCAAGACACAGCAGAATTTGCTAGACGGCGATCTTTCTTGAACTCTAGTGCAAGTAAATCAGGCAgtg ATCCATTTTTATGCTCCGAATCGGTCGGAGAAGATTGTGCCTGCAGCGTTAGCTCCATGATGGAGTCAAGGAGGCCTTCATCTGAAGCGTCAAGAGTGACGTTAACACTACCAAAAAATATGGATGTGTTAGAACCACTATATACTACTGGGAAGGCATCTTCAAACGTGGTACAAGCAACGCTAACTTTGGCTCCTCAAAAATCTGCACGTGGTTCACCCAAAAGAACTGTAGTTAAACAAAGCGTAGTAGAACTTACAAAACCCCACAACAAAAATCTAGAAATAACAGGGCGAAACCGATACAtagttcaaaataataaaataactgaaATTCAATTGCCACCAAATAATGCTTTTTCGTCTTGCTCGATCCAACAAGGGCAACAATTATCAAGATATTCCGCCTCAACACTATTAGACATTACTGGAGCAAAAAATGCAAATACGCGTGTGGGCAAAGATAAATCAGATCGGAATGAAGTGCTCGGTCAAAAGCATGAAATAACAAGTGGAGTTAGCACTTTGCCTGCGAGACACAGTAAATCGTTAGATCAACTACGAATATCACAAAATATGACTCCACTAAGCGTTCAGACATTGACTAAGAATGTTAGAAATAACTCGAATGCATCAGTAAATTATCCTAAGACGTACGCAACCCCGCAGCAACCAAAACCAACCACACTTCCTAGAAGTGTAACTACTACTTCATATCCTACTAGTACAACAACAAGATGTGCTTCTAAAGGTGACGACTATAGAAGAAATATTAGTGAATTCcgagaaaaatacaaaaacccATGTACGCTCAACAACCATGGCGGCAACAACGATGTATTTCATAGCGTAGGATATAATTATAATGGAGCGATCAAGTCGAATTCAAACCAAATTTACGGTTATGCTTTCGGTAATCAGGGTACAATGCAAGTTAGTAATAGTATTCGTAATCCGCTAGAATTTCAAAGAGGCTATTCTGTAAATTTACCCCGTCCTATGTTGCCTCCGCGTAATTCTTTTCCACCGCTGAGTGGTAAAATTCAAGTGACTGATCAAAGTAACTTAGTATCAAGTAAGCATGTTCATAGATCTAATTCTACGCATGTGTTTCAGCAAAATGTAGACACTCAACATATAGATATTGAAGCAGCACGAAATCAACTAAGACACGAACTCAATTactatttacaaaaaggtGATTGGAGCTATGATTTTACCACGGGAAGTCTTATTCACAACTATCATAAAAAATCTAGTAAAAGCAGTGACGATAGTGGGTTTGTTATGACTTTAGATAGAAGTAGTGATGGTACATCCAAATCAACATATTCAAAAACTCCACCATCAACTCCACATTCAACTATGGCCTCGGTCAGACAAAAAAGAAGTCGCTCAAAGGAATCGAAACCAAATCAGGCAGGCAAAGaaactacaaaaataaactctAGTCGTGATTCGTTAAGCAGTCACCATTCTATAAGATCAAGAGATAGTAAATCAGATCGCCATACATCTAAATCAGATCGAAGCACTCCGAAATCCGATAGAGCTACTCCAAAATCAGGTAAAGCAACACCTAAGTCTGGTGGAATTACTCCGCGGTCTGGTTTAGCAACGCCCAAATCAGGCAGGGCTACTCCAAAGTCTGGTTTAGCAACACCAAGGAGTGGAAGGTCAAGTGGAAAACCTGATAAACGCTCCAAACATAAACCTTCAGAGAAAATGAGTCAACTTATGTCGGAAGCTGCATCTTCGTCGAGTGACGAGAGTATACCATTTGAACTAAGACGTTTAGAATCCTCAGCCAGCGTTCCCTACAGCCTAGATCATGGAAATGAATTAAGACATTGTAGAAGTGCAGCATCCGTCTTAGATGAACCAAATTTGAATAATACGTTTGGGTCTGAATCACTTCCTAACTTAGCACCACCACCTGCTGCATTTGATTCACCACCCTTAGATATCACAGATAAAGATTTTAAGATATTGCCTCCAGagaattttcttaataaagaaGATAAAGTGAGCTCGAGTTCTACTTCAAGCTTAAGTGAACAAAGCGGATGGGTCTCAAGCGGAAGAAGTTCGGTTCCATCATCTCCGGATAATGGTAGTAGTGTAAACCAGAACGTTGCACCGCCTAGAAACCGAGTAAATCCAaaagaaagtaataaaatttatgaaactCCCACTGAGGCCAGAAAACGAGATAGTGAGAAATTAAGAGACTTTAAAAGAAGTGTCCTCAATGGCGAACAACTAAGAGAAAGATTAATGAAATTAGCAGTAAAAGTTGAAGATAATGAGCCAGAGGGTAAAATAGAGTGCTGTGATAAAGAAGTATGTGAGGAGTGTACAATTTGTAGTGATTCAATATGCACCGATAGTCAGTGTGAATATAATAAGGTAATGCAAAGTAATGGAATTGATACAGGCTGTACATCTGATACCTGTCCTGCCGCTTGCAAGCAGTGTTCAGAAGTAAGCCGTAAAGTTAATCAACGACATAATTCATTCAGTGCGATTCAAGGCAAATCATATGCATCCACTTCAAAATCAAGTGAAGGGGCTGTGAAAAAATCTCAAACAATTGCAGATAATTTACACCCTTATAACAGAAAGGAGCTTCCTCCAAAGCCTGAACCACAACCAAAAACATCAAATACATTAGATAAAAAGTTGAGAGACAGGATACAATATACAGAGAAACTAATTGCAGCTGAAATCCGAAGTTTGACCGTTGGCCGACCCTGTAAGAAACATAAAGGTGGTCCAATTGCAGCAGTCCAAAAGTACCAGGGTAAAGCAAAATCGGAACTAAATTTAAGCCACTTTGAAGGAGACAATGATTATGAGCATTTGCCACCCCCTCAGCAGTTTAGAGATGCCCCGCCTCCTCCGGAccaatttaag GATCCTCCGTCAAAATCGCCAATGCTCAGCCGTCAAAGCAGTAAGTCGTCCACACCATCCAGATCCAAAAAAATGGAACAGCCACCAAGTCTCCAATTAGATAATCCACTATATCATGTTTGTGAAG GCATAATCGAGAGGAGAAAGTTACGGCCTCAAAAATCTTCAAGCGTGTCAGCCTCTTCAGCCACAAGCACTCTCAATAAAAGTCAAAGTACGGGAGAACTTGCTTCtagaaatgaaaataataaag agcGTGAAAGCAATTTAGTGAGTATATTCGGCCTCGCGGAATCGGAAAGACTGTTTGTAAAATGTAGAGATGAATTTAGACAAAGTGTGAAATATCCTGGTGCAATATATTCTGACTTCCCACCGGTCGAGAATTCCTTGCCATACTTTCATATCAGCGATGAGTACAGAATGTTTAACCCAGaag GTCTTCACATCATTGTTTGTGTCCATGGATTGGATGGAAATGCTGCGGATCTGCGTTTAGTCAAAACCTACCTAGAGTTAGGTCTGCCAGGAGCTCGATTGGACTTCCTTATGTCGGAGCGAAATCAAGGAGATACATTTTCCGATTTTGATACAATGACGGATAG GCTAGTTCAAGAAATACTTACCCACGTACAGCACGCCGGTGAACCAGCAAGAATGAGTTTCGTGGGACATTCCTTAGGCACAATCATAATTCGGTCTGCTCTGGCTAGACCACAAATGAAACCTTTCCTTGGACGTTTACATACATTCCTCTCTCTTAGTGGTCCACACTTGGGCACATTGTATAACTCCAGTGGACTTGTTAATGCAG GTATGTGGTTTATGCAAAAGTGGAAGAAGTCTGGCTCGCTTCTTCAACTGTCTCTGCGCGATGCGTCGGACCCACGGAAGTCATTTCTATATCGGCTTAGTGAAAGGAGTCAGTTACATCATTTCAAGCATATCCTGCTGTGTGGATCTGGACAGGACCGTTACGTACCTTTACACTCCGCGAGGCTTGAGCTTTGCAAAGCGGCTGCTAAGGACACTTCGTTACTGGGACAAGCTTACAGGGAAATG GTCCACAACATGGTATCACCACTTGCTGCTCGTGCGTCTTCAGTAGCCGTGGTACGGTATGACGTTCAACACGCATTGCCCCACACGGCAAGCGCTTTGGTTGGCAGGGCTGCTCACATCGCCGCCCTCGATTCCGacttatttatagaaaagttCCTTCTAGTCTCAGCCCTTAAATATTTCAGATAA